Proteins encoded by one window of Arachis hypogaea cultivar Tifrunner chromosome 1, arahy.Tifrunner.gnm2.J5K5, whole genome shotgun sequence:
- the LOC112736542 gene encoding uncharacterized protein has product MKMYGIIHKVATAYHPQMNGQDEVSNRENKRILEKIMKPHRRDWSAKLTDAPWAYQMAYKMPIGMSPLWKGLPSSDRAQGLLGYKRMPIQLDAYENSRLYKERIKAVHDRNIRRRKFRARQLVLLYNSNLRLMPRKLRSRWEGPHRVEKAEPYGVYHLRHPSSPTILKVNGHRLKLYHGETMKSNKEVKVFLLMDAPEGEEI; this is encoded by the exons ATGAAGATGTATGGCATCATCCACAAGGTGGCCACGGCCTATCATCCCCAAATGAATGGCCAAGATGAGGTCTCCAATAGGGAGAACAAGCGAATATTGGAGAAAATTATGAAGCCTCATAGGAGAGACTGGAGTGCTAAGCTCACAGATGCGCCATGGGCCTACCAGATGGCCTACAAAATGCCAATTGGCATGAGCCCGTTATGGAAAGGCTTGCCATCTTCTGATAGAGCACAAGGCTTATTGGGCTATAAGAGAATGCCAATCCA ATTGGACGCTTACGAGAATTCTAGGCTCTACAAGGAGAGAATAAAGGCGGTGCATGATAGAAATATCAGAAGAAGAAAATTTAGAGCTAGACAACTCGTCCTACTCTACAACTCCAATTTGAGGTTGATGCCAAGAAAGCtaagatcaaggtgggaagggcCTCATAGAGTGGAGAAGGCAGAACCATATGGTGTTTATCACTTAAGACATCCTTCAAGCCCCACAATCCTGAAGGTTAATGGTCATcgtctgaagctataccatggagaGACGATGAAAAGTAACAAAGAGGTTAAGGTGTTCCTCCTAATGGATGCACCTGAAGGTGAAGAGATATGA